The stretch of DNA TTCCTTTTTTGATCTTATCAAGCGCAGCATCTTTTCCTTTGTGTACTAAATCATCCCCTTTTTCAACAGCCGTATTGGCAACATCAGCACCAACAACTTTACCCGCTTCTTTTTTAGCTTTGCCTTTTCCTTTCTCCTTCATTTCAGCCGCTTTTTCCTTTCCTTTTGCTTCAACCTCATCAGTAGTTTTTTTAACTAAACCTTTTCCCTTTCCCATTTGGGCATCTGTAGTTCCAACAGCGAACAACAACAGAGAAACAATTAATAATACGTATTTCATTTGTTTTAATTTTAAGTGAACTAGCCTAACCTTTTAATAGTTAATGACCTAATAAATAATTTTTCTTATAAAACCCCAATGGTTCTATTCCTAAAGGTAAAGAAATAAAAAATATTATAATAGCCTTTTTTTGCCAAAAAACAGGCTACAAAACAACACCAAAATCATTAAAAACCAAACGATTAAAAAAACACAGCTTACTTTTTGGCAAGAATCAATACCATCTACAGATTTTTTTGGTAAAAATATCAGGCAAGTTGAATGTATTAATTTCATGCTCAATAACCACCTACAAACCAACCTTTTGACCATTTCCAAGAAGCGGTAAACACCCTAAATATACTCCTTTTTAGGCTTGCCTTCCTTCATCAAGTCCAATAGATTTGCGCTATCCTAAAAACTAGGGTCATACCTTAGTGGATAGCATCAAACATTAAAGAACCTTTAATAAGGTTCTAATTCCTTAAAAATTAATCTCAAGTACAAATTACATGCTTAAATTTAATTTATTATTTATTAGCGCATTTTTGCTTTCTAACTTGTATTCAAATACAAGTAACGCACAAACAAAAATTTGGGGCGTTGGAACCTCTGTAGGCGTAGCAGATGCAGAATTCCAAAATCCATTTATTCAAGATACCATTGGTCCCTATGCTCCGACATCATGGACGGCTATATCCGTTTATGAAGATTGGGGCAATACAAGCCCTGGAAATGCATTTTGGGAAAGAAGTTTATTAGGTTATTCTAGAGATTATTACTCCAATCCTCCTTACGCAGCAGCTCAATCCCCTCTTCCTTCTCCTTCTCAAGCAAATGGAGTTGCTATTTTTGATTCTGGTTATATGGATAACGACAGTACTGCTTCTATAGGAGTAGGTTCTTCTCCAGCAGGGCATAGAGGAGAATTAATTTCTCCTCGCATTGATCTAACGGGGTACACAGATTCTGCACTTGTTATCAAGTTCTTTTCAAAATTTAGTGCGAATACAACGGCTAATACCAATGAACTAAGTGTTTCTTTGTCTACTGACGATGGCACGACATGGACTAGTTTTGATTATAGAGAAATCCAACAAGGAGGAGTAGCTGATTTTATTGCCGTTCCAATGCCTACCGTAACCGCAGGCGTTAGCAACTTAACACAATGTCGGATACGTTTTGTTTTTGATACCTATTATTATTATGCTATGGTGGACGATATTACCATTGAAGTTGCCCCAGATTATGACATTGCCATCGGTCGTCCAAGCCTTTTGAACAATTCATTAGAAGGTAGAGCAGACATTGTTCGATTGGGAGGGAGTCAATACCATGCCCTATCCAACTTAGATCCAAATAGTTTGGACGAGTGGTTTTGGGGTGCCAAAATACTAAACTATGGAGGTAAGAATATCTATCCTACAGATCATCCCAAAATGTATGTATCTATTGATTTTTACGATTCCGCAAACAATCTTACAGCGGATGTTTATTTAGATACAATGAGCCTTGACACGATGTTAGCTGGTGAATATGATGGTTACCTTCATACAGCTCCTTTGAGAGACATTAACTTTATTATGAACCATGGAGCGGGTAGCTATGAGGTTAAGTATTGGGTAGCTCATGATAATCCTGATGCCTTTACTTATAACGATACGATCTACCATACATTTAATGTTACGAGTGCAGCA from Aureispira anguillae encodes:
- a CDS encoding T9SS type A sorting domain-containing protein, giving the protein MLKFNLLFISAFLLSNLYSNTSNAQTKIWGVGTSVGVADAEFQNPFIQDTIGPYAPTSWTAISVYEDWGNTSPGNAFWERSLLGYSRDYYSNPPYAAAQSPLPSPSQANGVAIFDSGYMDNDSTASIGVGSSPAGHRGELISPRIDLTGYTDSALVIKFFSKFSANTTANTNELSVSLSTDDGTTWTSFDYREIQQGGVADFIAVPMPTVTAGVSNLTQCRIRFVFDTYYYYAMVDDITIEVAPDYDIAIGRPSLLNNSLEGRADIVRLGGSQYHALSNLDPNSLDEWFWGAKILNYGGKNIYPTDHPKMYVSIDFYDSANNLTADVYLDTMSLDTMLAGEYDGYLHTAPLRDINFIMNHGAGSYEVKYWVAHDNPDAFTYNDTIYHTFNVTSAAAPFISKGSLRSDGHVGMSRPFFPRGSQSNDITVFEWGSVYYFPKGQTNAINIDSVEFRHYIHRTYSGPASHTLSVNIYKLVDGSGSTAANGRLNLDELTLVAFNQITISGLDTIPAPSSGVGVVSNFVDPVTGAPFTGFDDDGWYYISVREEPSATGGPSFVTYQTGLWLGASEVNYALNAINRAPDTVINPSPLVVADVVSTNPSVYWNGFSEGTYVPSLGIHLTPDSTITTIATIENDEQAELFVSPNPASKQLTIKVEFESARDVQYIFTDAMGRVLSTFSSDQVTVETQTIDIEPFPAGVYFLTAKTDQGKIVERIIKE